ATTAATAGAACCAGCGCACAACCGGACGTAGTTGGAGACGACGTCTCTCTGATCAGGGCTATCCCGGATACCGAGCATGTCAAAATCGACGCCGCCATGCTCCAATATCGTCTCGACATCTGTTCGCTCTTGTCGGCTGACGGCCACGGCTTGCTCAAGCAAGCTTCGAAGGTCGTCGACATAGTCGACCATGTTGAACTGGTTAGCGGCCAGTCGCTTGAGATGCTCACTGATCTTACGGCTTCTCTTCTCGCCGGACTTCAGTTTGATAAGAGCCGCAGCCGCTGCTTCGATGTCCAGATAGGGAACAACGAGAGATGAAAGCAACTCATCGTCCTCCAGATATTCGGATACACCATTTGCGTCCTTGAACGAGACCAGAGGTAGTCCCTCAGCAATTGCATCGATCGCAACGTTTGGAAACGGATCCAGCCGCGAACTGAGAAGCATCGCATCGGCCATTCCATACAGCTGGAGCAAGGCCTTCGCATCCATTACAGGCATCATGGCGACAACATCGTCGAGCCCGCTGCGTTGGATTTGATCCTTCAACCAAGCGGAGTAGCCGAGGTCGTTTATCGGATCATAACCCTCTCCAACCCAGACAAATGCCGCTTTGGTTGAAGGGTTCAGACGTCTGTAAGCTGCCGCCGTGGCAATAAATAAATCGACCCCTTTCCGGTACTGCACATAACCGCACCCGATGCAAAGAAAATCAGATTTACTGAGTTCAACGTGAGGCTTTGACCGAGTCCGCGAAGCATCATCCGTTGCTGTTGCTCCAACGTCGGGAACCACACAGCGACCTTGAGGCCGCACCACCGAATGTCGGAAATGACCCGTGATGCCGGCCTCTAGGGCGGATTTCTGGGTCAGCGATGAGGAAAATACCACTCTCTGGGAGCTTGCCAGCACAGTCGAAAGGGTGAGCGGTTGCACATAAGTCGCGAATTCATGAATCAGTGACACGATGGGGACATTGGCAGTTGAAAGCGCCGCCACAATTGCGGCCGTTTCGACACTGTTTGCGAGAGCGGCGGTAACATTGAATTCTGAGATAAGCGGCCGAATAAGCTTTGCAGCTAGCAACTCTGAACTCAATCTGCCGACGTTCACGTCACCGACAACGATCTTGACGGCGAAATCGGCAGCATAGCGAAGCAGCGGACCATCTCTCAAGGAGATGAGGACGATGTTGTGCGTCTGAGAAAATTGCTCAAGAAGGTTGATCCCGAGGATGGGGGCACCGGTGAACGATCCCTCGTGAATGACCAAAGCAACTGTTTCTTTGGATTTATCGTAAACGCGTTTTCCAGGCCGAAAACACGAGCTGAAATCGTAATTACCGATGCGGCCCTCTTTTCGACCATGAAGCAAATAATGATAGAAAAGGGCTCCGTAATTTTTTAGATCGGAATAGGAGCGGTAAACAACAGGGTCAAAATCTGGGTTTGGTTTGAAGCCTCTCGATTCGCCCTTTGCCAGATAATGACGCACGGCTTGGTCGGTATTCTTAAAGCGTTCGCCGCTCTGAATTGCGTAGTAATCGAGGTCGAATTCCCCTGAGTCGATGATTACTCGTTTGATGCTTTTAGAGATGCCATCGGTAGCACTGGTTAGTGACTTAGCCGCCCGTCCCTCTTTGTGGCCATACCGGACGTAATGGACGAAAAGGGGTAGCGACCAGCCATTCAGGTCGGGGTTGGCAGTGAGATAGTATTTGGGATCAAAGCTGGGGTTGGCGCTAAGGCCTCGGCGTTCGCCCGAAATGATGTAATGATAAATGGCGGTATAGAGGCTGAGATGTCTTTTGCCCGACTGCTTTCGATAGTGTTCTAGATCGAACAATTTGCTATTTTTAATTTCGATCAAAGACCGAATAGTATTCTTGCGAGAGACGCCCATTAAATTGTCCAGTCATTCGATTTTTTTGGTTTGGATGGCTCTTGCAAATTTTCGGACGCTACTTTCTGGATCAGCGCTTGGCTCCCATTGCAATAAAT
This genomic window from Rhizobium sp. EC-SD404 contains:
- a CDS encoding rhamnan synthesis F family protein — translated: MGVSRKNTIRSLIEIKNSKLFDLEHYRKQSGKRHLSLYTAIYHYIISGERRGLSANPSFDPKYYLTANPDLNGWSLPLFVHYVRYGHKEGRAAKSLTSATDGISKSIKRVIIDSGEFDLDYYAIQSGERFKNTDQAVRHYLAKGESRGFKPNPDFDPVVYRSYSDLKNYGALFYHYLLHGRKEGRIGNYDFSSCFRPGKRVYDKSKETVALVIHEGSFTGAPILGINLLEQFSQTHNIVLISLRDGPLLRYAADFAVKIVVGDVNVGRLSSELLAAKLIRPLISEFNVTAALANSVETAAIVAALSTANVPIVSLIHEFATYVQPLTLSTVLASSQRVVFSSSLTQKSALEAGITGHFRHSVVRPQGRCVVPDVGATATDDASRTRSKPHVELSKSDFLCIGCGYVQYRKGVDLFIATAAAYRRLNPSTKAAFVWVGEGYDPINDLGYSAWLKDQIQRSGLDDVVAMMPVMDAKALLQLYGMADAMLLSSRLDPFPNVAIDAIAEGLPLVSFKDANGVSEYLEDDELLSSLVVPYLDIEAAAAALIKLKSGEKRSRKISEHLKRLAANQFNMVDYVDDLRSLLEQAVAVSRQERTDVETILEHGGVDFDMLGIRDSPDQRDVVSNYVRLCAGSINRTSNGIERRPIPGFYPAQYAASHPSLAELPYENAYAHFLRAGRPSGPWIRDVVQLQQSDKPAVNLKDAEVALHIHLHYPDQALEICRRISLNRSRPTLLITVTEKTNKSVAAEAFANYSGSVDIRVVPNKGRDIGPFLCGFKDRLSDFKVIGHIHSKKSMDIAEDTVSVWRDFLLETLLGGRYEALDQIVAAFDRNPELGLIYPEDPQSVGWTENFSAATRIAPRVGLSSIPAFIEFPVGNMFFARTKALNRLFGAEFELSDFPEEPVAYDGTILHALERLTPVIVEDAGYSVKAIHGKGLTR